In the Phaeobacter gallaeciensis genome, one interval contains:
- a CDS encoding PQQ-dependent sugar dehydrogenase codes for MRQVFGSAALCLMFAASASAQSAPGDPDAIRITGSAEHTYIDQDTADADALRRVLEGIRLPTGFRIELYALVPGARHMALSPGGTVLFVGTRRHKVWAVLDRDRDGAVDEVKDFAPSLSLDIPNGVEVSPDGDLFIAERNRVLRIAGAEAFDQNADMVAVPIVPQGSLIPEAEESSYHTARVIKLGPDNKLYISLGQPYNVAPPEKLALYNETGIGGIIRMNRDGSGREVYTYGARNSVGHDFHPETGELWWTDNQVDGMGDDIPPGEINRQTEKGQHFGFPWYGGGSTRTREYAGQEVPVEVVMPAVETIAHAADLGMSFYTGDMFPEKYRNAIFSAQHGSWNRSERVGARVMVTFIDAQGNAAIEPFAEGWLNQDGEYDGRPVDVIQHPDGSILVSDDFAGAVYRISYSP; via the coding sequence ATGAGACAGGTCTTTGGCAGTGCAGCTTTGTGCCTGATGTTTGCTGCGTCTGCATCTGCGCAGTCTGCCCCCGGAGATCCGGACGCGATCAGGATCACCGGATCCGCCGAACACACCTATATCGACCAAGACACGGCAGATGCCGATGCTTTGCGACGGGTGCTGGAGGGCATCCGCCTGCCGACGGGGTTCAGGATCGAACTCTATGCGCTGGTTCCCGGTGCCCGCCACATGGCGCTTTCCCCTGGTGGCACAGTCCTGTTCGTCGGCACAAGGCGGCACAAGGTCTGGGCGGTTCTGGACCGTGACCGCGACGGCGCTGTTGACGAGGTAAAGGATTTCGCGCCCTCCCTGAGCCTTGATATCCCCAATGGCGTGGAGGTTTCTCCGGACGGTGATCTGTTCATCGCCGAACGTAACCGGGTTTTGCGCATTGCGGGCGCCGAGGCCTTCGATCAGAACGCTGACATGGTCGCGGTGCCAATCGTGCCGCAGGGCAGCCTGATTCCCGAGGCCGAGGAAAGCTCTTATCACACGGCGCGGGTCATCAAACTGGGGCCGGACAACAAGCTGTATATCTCGCTGGGTCAGCCCTACAACGTGGCGCCGCCGGAAAAGCTGGCGCTTTACAATGAAACCGGGATTGGCGGGATCATCCGCATGAACCGCGATGGCAGTGGGCGCGAAGTTTATACCTATGGCGCGCGCAATTCCGTTGGGCATGACTTTCACCCGGAAACCGGAGAGCTGTGGTGGACCGACAATCAGGTTGATGGCATGGGCGACGACATTCCACCCGGCGAAATCAACCGCCAGACCGAGAAGGGTCAGCATTTCGGTTTTCCCTGGTACGGTGGCGGATCAACCCGGACGCGCGAGTATGCGGGGCAGGAGGTTCCGGTCGAGGTTGTCATGCCTGCCGTCGAAACCATCGCCCATGCGGCCGATCTGGGCATGAGTTTCTACACCGGCGACATGTTTCCCGAAAAATACCGCAACGCGATCTTTTCGGCCCAGCACGGATCCTGGAACCGGTCCGAGCGGGTGGGCGCACGGGTGATGGTGACCTTCATCGACGCGCAGGGGAACGCGGCCATCGAACCCTTTGCCGAAGGCTGGCTGAACCAAGACGGTGAATATGATGGTCGCCCGGTGGATGTCATCCAGCACCCGGATGGCTCCATTCTGGTGTCGGATGATTTTGCCGGTGCCGTCTACCGGATTTCCTATTCCCCGTAG
- a CDS encoding GcvT family protein → MKTQVKALVVGGGAVGTSIAYHLAKAGWDDVMLIERDELTSGSTWHAAGLLPLFNMSYATTHIHKYSVDFYKTLEEETGLNAGFAVVGNLRMAQTQERMDEYMLYASTAETCDVDYEWLTPEQIKERWPLIETGDLKGAIYHTEDGYINPADVTQAMAKGARQRGVEIVRKLQADAFHWNGTHWEVTCTKMVEKGGNLVESDEQVVITAEHVVTASGNHAQRTAKMLGIKMPAIPVEHTFIVMDKDPELVKWREAGNPEHPVVRDADNESYAREERGGWILGIYEHGAPARFEHGVPDSFRADLFPLDLDRIADQYMAMAERVPSCAESGLKDDFNGPICYTPDGNPLVGPAPGLRNMWLAEGFSFGITAAGGTGYYLAQMMVDGEAEIDMASLDPKRYSSNWMTTEFAARKNEEAYEHVYILHHPDEERPACRPLRTSPAYDRQATRGAQFGWVNGWERPNYFGPLDAPENFDHDARSFRRGGWWQYAVEEAKAIREGVGLIDATAFTKHVVKGPGATQFLDWFTCNKLPKVGRINLTYALTSAGTTRTEYTIVRNGENNYYLVSAGAWTEYDADYLRKAAEDKMEEFGYIEIQDVTTQWGVFAIAGPKSRDVLKEVIKDADPETALSNKRFPWLSAKQIELGMCPVNAIRVAYTGELGWELHHPIEMQNYLFDLLEKAGEKHGMKLVGARAQNWLRQEKSYRAFGHELGRDATPLEADLPRFVDLEKDFYGKDEMVAKGIRSKCCTILIDGPADTDPWGREALYAEDGIRVGRLTTGGYSVAFEKSIGMGYVKPEYAVEGTKLKVKMLDQLWDAVVTCDSPYDPKNEKIRVNG, encoded by the coding sequence ATGAAAACCCAAGTCAAAGCACTGGTTGTCGGCGGTGGCGCCGTCGGGACCTCGATCGCCTATCATCTGGCCAAGGCGGGCTGGGACGATGTGATGCTGATCGAACGGGACGAGCTGACCTCGGGCTCTACCTGGCACGCGGCCGGCCTGTTGCCGCTGTTCAACATGTCCTATGCGACCACCCACATCCACAAGTACTCGGTGGATTTTTACAAGACGCTGGAAGAAGAAACCGGGCTCAACGCCGGGTTTGCTGTGGTGGGCAATCTGCGTATGGCGCAGACGCAGGAGCGTATGGATGAATACATGCTCTATGCCTCGACCGCCGAGACCTGCGACGTCGATTACGAATGGCTGACCCCGGAGCAGATCAAGGAACGCTGGCCGCTGATCGAGACCGGCGACCTGAAGGGCGCGATCTACCACACTGAGGACGGTTACATTAACCCCGCCGATGTGACCCAGGCGATGGCCAAGGGCGCCCGCCAGCGCGGTGTGGAGATCGTGCGCAAGCTGCAGGCCGATGCCTTCCACTGGAATGGCACTCACTGGGAAGTCACCTGCACCAAGATGGTGGAGAAGGGCGGCAACCTGGTCGAGAGCGACGAGCAGGTGGTGATCACCGCCGAGCACGTGGTGACCGCCTCCGGCAACCACGCGCAGCGCACCGCCAAGATGCTGGGCATCAAGATGCCCGCGATCCCGGTCGAGCACACCTTCATCGTCATGGACAAGGACCCCGAGCTGGTCAAATGGCGTGAAGCGGGCAACCCGGAGCACCCCGTCGTGCGTGATGCCGACAATGAATCCTACGCGCGTGAAGAGCGTGGCGGCTGGATCCTCGGCATCTATGAACATGGCGCGCCCGCGCGGTTCGAGCATGGTGTGCCGGACAGCTTCCGTGCCGACCTGTTCCCGCTGGATCTGGACCGGATCGCCGATCAGTACATGGCGATGGCAGAGCGCGTGCCCTCCTGTGCCGAATCTGGCCTCAAGGACGATTTCAACGGCCCGATCTGCTACACCCCCGATGGCAACCCGCTGGTCGGCCCGGCGCCCGGTCTGCGCAACATGTGGCTGGCCGAAGGCTTCTCCTTCGGCATCACCGCTGCGGGCGGCACCGGCTATTACCTGGCGCAGATGATGGTCGATGGCGAGGCCGAGATCGACATGGCGTCGCTCGACCCCAAGCGGTACTCCTCCAACTGGATGACGACCGAGTTCGCCGCGCGCAAGAACGAGGAAGCTTACGAGCACGTCTATATCCTGCACCACCCGGACGAAGAGCGCCCGGCCTGCCGCCCCCTGCGAACTTCGCCGGCCTATGACCGCCAGGCGACCCGCGGTGCGCAATTCGGCTGGGTCAACGGCTGGGAACGCCCGAACTATTTCGGTCCGCTGGACGCGCCGGAGAACTTTGATCACGATGCACGTTCGTTCCGCCGTGGTGGCTGGTGGCAATACGCGGTCGAAGAGGCCAAGGCGATCCGTGAAGGCGTCGGCCTGATCGACGCGACCGCTTTCACCAAACACGTGGTTAAGGGCCCCGGTGCCACTCAGTTCCTCGACTGGTTCACCTGCAACAAGCTGCCCAAGGTGGGCCGTATCAACCTGACCTATGCGCTGACCTCGGCCGGGACCACCCGCACCGAATACACCATCGTGCGCAACGGCGAGAACAACTATTACCTCGTCTCTGCGGGTGCCTGGACCGAATATGACGCGGATTACCTGCGCAAAGCGGCCGAGGACAAGATGGAGGAGTTCGGCTATATCGAGATCCAGGACGTGACCACCCAGTGGGGCGTCTTCGCCATCGCCGGGCCGAAGTCCCGCGATGTGCTGAAAGAGGTGATCAAGGACGCTGATCCGGAGACCGCTCTCAGCAACAAACGCTTCCCCTGGCTGTCGGCCAAGCAGATCGAATTGGGCATGTGCCCGGTGAATGCGATCCGCGTGGCTTATACGGGCGAGTTGGGCTGGGAGCTGCATCACCCGATCGAGATGCAGAACTACCTGTTCGATCTGCTGGAGAAGGCAGGCGAGAAGCACGGTATGAAGCTGGTCGGCGCCCGCGCCCAGAACTGGCTGCGTCAGGAGAAGAGCTACCGCGCCTTTGGGCACGAGCTGGGCCGCGACGCGACCCCGCTTGAGGCAGACCTGCCGCGCTTTGTCGATCTGGAGAAGGATTTCTATGGCAAGGACGAAATGGTGGCCAAGGGCATCCGCTCCAAATGCTGTACCATTCTGATCGACGGTCCGGCCGACACCGATCCCTGGGGTCGCGAGGCGCTTTATGCCGAGGATGGCATCCGCGTCGGGCGCCTGACCACAGGCGGCTATTCGGTGGCCTTCGAGAAGAGCATCGGCATGGGCTATGTGAAACCGGAATACGCGGTGGAAGGGACCAAGCTGAAGGTCAAGATGCTGGACCAGCTGTGGGATGCGGTTGTGACCTGCGACAGCCCCTATGATCCGAAGAACGAAAAGATCCGTGTGAACGGATAA
- a CDS encoding FAD-binding oxidoreductase — MVQATSLPRNEPGIKAAIGVLKQTFGDRLQTGQAIREQHGHTTTWIETQAPDAVVFPTSTEEVAAIVKTCAEYGVPVIPFGTGTSLEGHVNAPAGGISVDMARMDKILAVHAEDLDVVVQPGVTREQLNTFLRDQGLFFPIDPGANASLGGMAATRASGTNAVRYGTMKDNVLALEVVMADGEVIRTAQRAKKSSAGYDMTRLMVGSEGTLGLITEITLRLQGIPEAIRSARCAFRSVDDACRAVMMTIQYGIPVARIEMLDAMSVKAANTYSKLDLPEVPLLLLEFHGSEAGVVEQAEMFSSIAEEFGGFDFEATSTAEERNKLWQARHDMYWACLGLRPGAKGISTDVCVPISRLAECVSTAREKAEEMGLMAPMVGHVGDGNFHALLLIDMDSAEERAKADEYVGWLNDLAISMDGTCTGEHGIGQGKRPYLTKELGAATRYMAAVKAALDPDNILNPGKIISD, encoded by the coding sequence ATGGTGCAAGCCACTTCACTGCCGCGGAACGAGCCGGGGATCAAAGCCGCCATAGGCGTTCTGAAACAGACATTCGGTGACCGGCTTCAGACCGGGCAGGCCATCCGTGAACAGCATGGCCACACCACCACCTGGATCGAAACCCAGGCGCCGGATGCGGTTGTCTTTCCGACCTCGACCGAAGAGGTTGCCGCCATCGTAAAGACCTGCGCCGAATATGGCGTGCCGGTCATTCCCTTTGGCACCGGCACCTCGCTGGAGGGCCATGTGAACGCTCCTGCAGGTGGCATTTCCGTGGATATGGCGCGTATGGACAAGATTTTGGCCGTGCATGCCGAGGATCTGGATGTGGTTGTGCAGCCGGGGGTGACGCGCGAGCAGCTCAATACCTTCCTGCGCGATCAGGGTCTGTTCTTTCCCATCGACCCCGGCGCCAATGCTTCGCTTGGCGGGATGGCTGCGACGCGGGCCTCGGGCACCAACGCGGTGCGCTATGGCACGATGAAAGACAACGTGCTCGCGCTTGAGGTCGTCATGGCTGACGGCGAGGTGATCCGTACCGCCCAGCGGGCCAAGAAATCCTCGGCCGGATACGATATGACCCGGCTGATGGTTGGCTCCGAAGGTACCCTTGGCCTGATCACCGAAATCACCCTGCGCCTGCAGGGCATCCCAGAGGCGATCCGCTCTGCCCGCTGCGCCTTCCGCTCGGTGGATGATGCCTGTCGCGCGGTGATGATGACCATCCAATACGGCATTCCCGTCGCCCGGATCGAAATGCTGGACGCGATGAGCGTCAAGGCCGCAAATACCTATTCCAAGTTGGACCTGCCCGAAGTGCCGCTGCTGCTGCTGGAATTCCACGGCTCCGAAGCGGGCGTAGTGGAGCAGGCCGAGATGTTCAGCTCCATCGCCGAAGAGTTCGGCGGTTTCGATTTCGAGGCGACCTCCACCGCGGAAGAGCGCAACAAGCTCTGGCAGGCGCGCCACGATATGTACTGGGCCTGCCTCGGCCTGCGCCCCGGTGCCAAGGGGATTTCAACCGATGTCTGCGTGCCGATCTCGCGGCTGGCCGAATGCGTCTCTACCGCCCGCGAAAAGGCAGAGGAAATGGGACTGATGGCGCCCATGGTCGGCCATGTAGGCGACGGCAACTTTCACGCGCTGCTGCTGATCGACATGGACAGCGCCGAGGAACGCGCCAAGGCGGATGAATACGTCGGCTGGCTCAACGATCTGGCGATTTCCATGGATGGCACCTGCACAGGTGAACATGGCATCGGGCAGGGTAAACGCCCCTATCTGACCAAGGAACTTGGCGCCGCGACCCGCTATATGGCGGCGGTCAAGGCAGCACTGGATCCGGATAATATCCTGAACCCGGGTAAGATCATTTCCGATTGA
- the ggt gene encoding gamma-glutamyltransferase, translated as MKKIFLMCLCMSAGTVSAQQAADAVAPEPAAKGGAEALSPQVASALKFKDAGLPVEADNWMVAAANPHAVEAGAAVLRAGGTAADAMVAVQVVLGLVEPQSSGLGGGAFLVWYDAETGEMTTLDGRETAPLAATPRLFQDDSGAPLKFFDAVVGGCSVGTPGTPALLEAAHRRWGKANWPSLFEAGISLAEDGFAVSPRLAGLIKRDAERLSRFSATAEYFLPGGMPLKAGDRLVNPAYAEVLRTLATEGADGFYTGPVAADIVRTVTGAPGNPGVLSAVDLALYQVKERPAVCAEYRAFEVCGMGPPSSGALTVGQILGMLEQYDLAALGAESPEAWRLIGDASRLAFADRGRYMADSDFVPMPTRGLVDSAYLAERAKLLAGDDALPEVAPGAPEFDHAGLTPQWADDASIEFPSTSHISIVDRYGNVLSMTTTIENGFGSRLMTNGFLLNNELTDFSFRTHRDGVPIANRLEPGKRPRSSMAPTIVTKDGAPVLAIGSPGGSRIIGYVASSIIAWADWGMDVQKSVSLPHAVNRFGTYDLEEGSAAVGLEAPLTAMGYKVNVRGLNSGLHAIEIGERLKGAADPRREGIALGE; from the coding sequence ATGAAGAAGATCTTTTTGATGTGCCTGTGCATGTCCGCAGGCACGGTGAGCGCGCAGCAGGCTGCAGATGCGGTGGCGCCGGAACCGGCTGCAAAAGGCGGGGCCGAGGCGCTGTCGCCTCAGGTGGCTTCTGCGCTCAAGTTCAAAGACGCCGGTCTGCCGGTCGAGGCGGACAACTGGATGGTGGCCGCAGCCAATCCCCACGCGGTGGAGGCCGGGGCGGCCGTGCTGCGCGCGGGAGGCACCGCGGCGGATGCCATGGTGGCGGTACAGGTGGTTCTGGGCCTGGTCGAACCGCAATCTTCGGGGCTGGGCGGTGGTGCCTTTCTGGTCTGGTACGACGCGGAAACCGGCGAGATGACGACGCTGGACGGGCGCGAAACCGCGCCGCTGGCGGCCACGCCACGGCTGTTTCAGGATGACAGCGGCGCGCCGCTGAAATTCTTTGATGCTGTTGTCGGCGGCTGCTCTGTCGGCACTCCCGGTACGCCTGCGTTGTTGGAAGCAGCCCATCGCCGCTGGGGCAAGGCCAACTGGCCGTCGCTTTTCGAAGCGGGGATTTCGCTGGCCGAGGACGGGTTCGCGGTGTCGCCGCGTCTGGCCGGGCTGATCAAACGGGACGCCGAGCGCCTGTCGCGGTTTTCCGCAACCGCCGAGTATTTCCTGCCCGGGGGCATGCCGCTGAAGGCGGGAGACAGGCTGGTCAACCCGGCCTATGCCGAGGTGCTGCGGACCCTCGCAACAGAAGGCGCGGATGGGTTCTACACCGGGCCGGTTGCAGCGGATATCGTGCGCACGGTGACCGGTGCTCCGGGCAATCCCGGCGTTCTCTCCGCTGTCGATCTGGCGCTTTACCAGGTCAAGGAACGCCCGGCGGTCTGCGCCGAATACCGCGCGTTTGAGGTCTGCGGCATGGGGCCGCCGTCCTCCGGGGCGCTGACCGTGGGGCAGATCCTTGGCATGCTGGAGCAATACGATCTGGCGGCGCTGGGCGCCGAAAGCCCCGAGGCCTGGCGGTTGATCGGCGATGCCTCGCGTCTCGCCTTTGCTGATCGGGGCCGCTACATGGCGGATAGTGATTTCGTGCCGATGCCCACGCGGGGGCTGGTCGATTCCGCCTATCTGGCAGAGCGGGCGAAACTGCTGGCAGGCGACGATGCCTTGCCCGAGGTGGCGCCGGGGGCGCCTGAATTCGACCACGCGGGGCTGACGCCGCAATGGGCCGATGATGCGTCGATCGAGTTCCCTTCGACCTCGCATATCTCGATCGTGGACCGCTATGGCAACGTGCTGTCTATGACCACCACCATCGAAAACGGCTTTGGCTCGCGGCTGATGACTAACGGCTTCTTGCTCAACAATGAGCTCACCGATTTCTCCTTCCGCACGCACCGGGATGGGGTGCCGATTGCCAACCGGTTGGAGCCGGGCAAACGGCCGCGCTCCTCAATGGCGCCCACCATCGTGACCAAGGACGGCGCGCCGGTGCTGGCCATCGGATCGCCCGGCGGCAGCCGGATCATCGGCTATGTCGCTTCCTCGATCATTGCCTGGGCTGATTGGGGCATGGATGTTCAAAAATCCGTGTCCCTGCCGCATGCCGTGAACCGGTTCGGCACCTATGATCTGGAAGAGGGCTCGGCAGCGGTTGGATTGGAAGCACCGCTCACGGCCATGGGGTATAAGGTCAATGTCCGGGGGCTGAATTCAGGTCTGCACGCGATTGAGATCGGTGAACGGTTGAAAGGCGCTGCCGATCCCCGCCGCGAAGGCATTGCCCTGGGGGAGTAA
- a CDS encoding 2-hydroxyacid dehydrogenase yields the protein MVRERLTVVVTRRLPEPVETRLSELFNVRLRSDDTPMTRSEMAEAMQEADVLVPTVTDTIDAALLAQAGPRLKLIANYGAGVDHIDVATARQRGILVSNTPGVLTDDTADMTMALIMAVVRRIPEGLALMQKGEWDGWAPTAMLGGRLAGRRLGILGMGRIGQAVARRAKAFGMQIHYHNRRRLRPEIEEELEATYWESLDQMVARMDVISVNCPSTPSTFHLMNARRLKLMKPDAVIVNTSRGEVIDEHALTRMLRAGEIAGAGLDVYEHGTDINPRLRELPNVVLLPHMGSATIEGRIEMGEKVLLNIKTFEDGHRPPDQVVPAML from the coding sequence GTGGTAAGAGAACGTCTGACTGTTGTCGTTACGCGACGGTTGCCGGAACCGGTCGAAACACGGCTGAGCGAGCTGTTCAACGTGCGGCTGCGCAGCGATGACACACCGATGACGCGCAGCGAAATGGCCGAGGCGATGCAAGAGGCCGATGTGCTGGTTCCGACGGTGACCGACACCATCGACGCGGCACTTCTGGCGCAGGCCGGGCCGCGGCTGAAACTGATTGCGAATTATGGCGCCGGTGTCGATCACATTGACGTGGCCACGGCGCGGCAGCGCGGGATTCTAGTCTCCAATACGCCGGGCGTGCTGACCGATGATACGGCGGATATGACCATGGCGCTGATCATGGCGGTGGTACGCCGGATTCCCGAAGGTCTCGCTCTTATGCAAAAGGGCGAATGGGACGGCTGGGCGCCGACCGCGATGCTGGGTGGGCGGCTGGCGGGCCGTCGCCTGGGGATTCTGGGCATGGGCCGGATCGGTCAGGCCGTTGCCCGCCGGGCCAAGGCATTCGGCATGCAGATCCATTATCACAACCGCCGCCGCCTGCGCCCCGAGATCGAGGAAGAGCTGGAAGCCACCTACTGGGAGAGCCTCGATCAGATGGTTGCGCGCATGGATGTGATCTCGGTCAATTGCCCGTCCACGCCCTCGACCTTTCACCTGATGAACGCGCGGCGGTTGAAGCTGATGAAACCGGATGCGGTGATCGTCAATACATCGCGCGGCGAGGTGATCGACGAACACGCGTTGACCCGGATGCTGCGCGCCGGCGAAATTGCCGGGGCTGGGCTGGATGTCTATGAACATGGCACCGACATCAACCCTCGCCTGCGCGAGCTGCCTAATGTGGTGCTGCTGCCGCATATGGGTTCGGCCACCATCGAAGGGCGGATCGAGATGGGCGAGAAGGTGCTCTTGAATATCAAGACATTCGAGGATGGTCACCGCCCGCCGGATCAGGTGGTTCCGGCCATGCTGTAA
- a CDS encoding SH3 domain-containing protein: MTALKLRLLAVAICATVAAAHGAMAKDARGPVTNLPLPRFVSMKASEANIRRGPSLTHRIDWVFKRRGMPLEVTAEYGHWRRVRDHDNAGGWVHYTLISGVRMALVQQDLLTVHSRPDKAAPVTAAFEMGVVARLGECTIDWCEISAGGYSGWTPKTTIWGVYPEEIRE, from the coding sequence ATGACGGCTTTGAAATTGCGCCTTCTTGCGGTGGCCATTTGCGCGACTGTGGCAGCTGCGCATGGGGCAATGGCCAAGGACGCGCGTGGCCCGGTCACGAATCTACCCCTGCCCCGCTTCGTTTCGATGAAAGCCTCCGAGGCCAACATCCGGCGCGGCCCTTCGCTGACCCACCGGATCGACTGGGTGTTCAAACGGCGCGGCATGCCTCTGGAGGTGACCGCCGAATATGGCCACTGGCGCCGCGTGCGGGACCATGACAACGCCGGCGGCTGGGTGCACTACACGCTGATTTCAGGTGTACGCATGGCGCTGGTGCAGCAAGATCTGCTGACCGTGCACTCCAGACCGGACAAGGCAGCGCCTGTGACCGCCGCCTTTGAAATGGGCGTGGTTGCGCGTCTGGGAGAATGCACCATCGACTGGTGCGAAATCTCTGCTGGCGGCTACAGCGGCTGGACGCCAAAGACCACGATCTGGGGCGTTTACCCCGAGGAAATTCGCGAATAA
- a CDS encoding AAA family ATPase: MKLCSIRLENLRRFTDPVEITGIGPGLNVLAAPNEQGKSTIFDALHALFFKDAKAWDKEIRGLVPHAGGDPRVEVEVDHEGARYRIAKQFFKTSGKGEVRIWREGTLLHQADAAEAWLKALIKPPKEDGPSGLLWVRQGVTSFEDARETLSARRDLLSSVAGEVEMVTGGQRMDAIRRQVREALDQLVTTRGARKGGALDLAERAVADLVQRRDQLSAQVQELRQLLDQRRALQAEQAALNDPEERAELQARLEAAEAAMEAANRHQEQLAQASHAVQLAETVLENHQRKIAELTARLEEASAAKAAVAETSEVAARAHVTFDAQEEKKRHLTEAATQARAGAKKARAALDAVLQAISVAQAEGLRRDLSDRLKQARAQADQIDSLAKAAACGPDEAVLRRIEAAREAHNLARRAQEATATAVTVHYQAGQEGGIHLDGAGVPDGKRLPLPGGGRLVVPGVAEIDIHPGQAGGAAALEQAQAALTQLLEQAGCTSVEEARTRHKARQEAQQQRQEAQTLLKVLAPDGIKALIDQLEALPQAPGAGAQDESTTPLPDRAEAEAAFRAAEQEAEAAENALEAIRSAAADSRLAMENASARADAAVQRLDRALAVIEGQEQAAEALQRLSEDLPALQQNLSQAKATETALRQAAPDPAQTRAILQRAQSAQDAARQRAQEVARDLAVLETRIATHASAAVEEELADTEGQLDRAQKRLAAVEFEVAVLRRLDAALERARSEAQEHYVGPVMAELRPLLRMLWPEAELSVDAGKVLPEELQRGGETAAFDSLSGGTQEQIALLVRLAFARLLARSGHPAPVILDDAIVYTDDARIEKIFDALTMQADELQILVFSCRQKAFRGLGGTQLTIRPVEAGSQ; this comes from the coding sequence ATGAAACTCTGCTCTATCCGGCTTGAGAACCTGCGCCGTTTCACCGATCCGGTGGAAATCACCGGTATCGGGCCGGGGCTGAACGTCCTGGCAGCCCCGAACGAACAAGGCAAATCCACTATCTTTGATGCGCTTCACGCGCTGTTTTTCAAGGACGCTAAGGCCTGGGACAAGGAGATCCGCGGGCTGGTGCCGCATGCGGGTGGCGATCCCCGGGTCGAAGTCGAAGTGGACCATGAAGGCGCTCGCTATCGCATCGCCAAGCAGTTCTTCAAGACCTCTGGAAAAGGCGAGGTGCGGATCTGGCGCGAGGGGACGCTGCTGCATCAGGCCGACGCGGCAGAGGCCTGGCTGAAGGCGCTGATCAAACCGCCCAAGGAGGATGGCCCGTCGGGACTGTTGTGGGTGCGGCAGGGGGTGACCTCGTTCGAGGATGCCAGGGAAACGCTGTCTGCGCGGCGGGACCTTTTGTCTTCGGTCGCGGGTGAAGTGGAGATGGTGACCGGCGGCCAGCGCATGGATGCGATCCGGCGGCAGGTGCGCGAGGCGCTGGATCAACTGGTGACCACGCGCGGGGCCCGCAAAGGCGGTGCGCTCGATCTGGCCGAACGCGCGGTCGCCGACTTGGTGCAGCGCCGGGATCAGCTGAGTGCGCAGGTGCAAGAGCTGCGGCAGCTCCTGGATCAGCGCCGCGCGCTTCAGGCGGAGCAGGCGGCGCTGAATGACCCGGAGGAACGCGCAGAACTACAGGCGCGGCTTGAGGCGGCAGAGGCTGCGATGGAGGCCGCCAACCGGCATCAGGAGCAGCTGGCGCAGGCCTCCCACGCGGTGCAGCTGGCGGAAACCGTGCTGGAAAACCATCAGCGCAAGATCGCGGAGCTGACCGCGCGGCTGGAGGAGGCGAGCGCCGCAAAGGCAGCCGTGGCCGAGACATCAGAGGTCGCAGCGCGGGCGCACGTCACGTTCGATGCGCAAGAAGAGAAAAAGCGGCATCTGACCGAGGCGGCCACACAGGCCCGCGCGGGCGCGAAAAAGGCGCGGGCCGCTCTGGACGCGGTGCTGCAGGCGATTTCAGTGGCGCAGGCAGAGGGGCTGCGCCGCGATCTGAGCGACCGGTTGAAACAGGCGCGGGCGCAAGCCGACCAGATCGACAGTCTGGCCAAGGCTGCCGCCTGCGGACCTGATGAAGCGGTGCTGCGCCGGATCGAGGCTGCGCGCGAGGCGCATAATCTGGCCCGGCGGGCGCAGGAGGCAACCGCGACTGCGGTGACCGTGCACTACCAGGCGGGTCAGGAGGGCGGCATCCACTTGGATGGCGCCGGGGTTCCGGACGGGAAGCGGTTGCCGCTTCCAGGCGGTGGGCGGCTGGTTGTACCGGGCGTGGCAGAGATCGACATTCACCCCGGTCAGGCTGGTGGTGCCGCGGCGCTGGAGCAGGCACAGGCCGCGCTGACGCAGCTCTTGGAGCAGGCCGGTTGCACCAGCGTCGAGGAGGCCCGCACGCGGCACAAGGCACGGCAGGAGGCGCAACAGCAGCGGCAGGAGGCGCAGACCCTGTTGAAGGTACTCGCCCCGGATGGGATCAAGGCGCTGATCGACCAGCTGGAGGCGCTTCCACAAGCACCGGGGGCAGGCGCGCAGGACGAAAGCACGACTCCCTTGCCGGACCGGGCAGAGGCCGAAGCTGCCTTCCGCGCCGCCGAGCAGGAGGCCGAGGCGGCGGAAAACGCGCTGGAGGCCATTCGCAGCGCGGCAGCAGACTCCCGTCTGGCGATGGAGAACGCCTCGGCACGCGCAGATGCAGCGGTGCAGCGGCTGGACCGCGCTCTTGCTGTCATCGAGGGGCAGGAACAGGCGGCAGAGGCGCTGCAGCGCCTGTCGGAAGACCTGCCCGCCCTGCAGCAGAACCTGTCACAGGCCAAGGCCACCGAAACCGCCCTGCGCCAGGCCGCACCGGACCCGGCGCAGACCCGTGCCATTCTGCAGCGGGCACAATCGGCGCAGGATGCCGCACGCCAGCGGGCGCAGGAGGTGGCGCGGGATCTGGCGGTGCTGGAAACTCGGATCGCCACCCATGCCAGCGCCGCAGTCGAAGAGGAGCTTGCCGACACCGAGGGGCAATTGGACCGGGCACAGAAGCGTCTTGCGGCGGTTGAATTCGAAGTTGCGGTGCTGCGCCGTCTTGATGCGGCGCTGGAACGTGCAAGATCTGAGGCGCAGGAGCACTATGTCGGGCCGGTGATGGCGGAATTGCGCCCCCTGTTGCGGATGCTCTGGCCAGAAGCGGAACTGTCGGTGGATGCCGGTAAGGTGCTGCCCGAAGAATTGCAGCGCGGCGGTGAGACGGCAGCCTTTGACAGCCTGTCCGGGGGCACGCAGGAGCAGATCGCCCTGCTGGTGCGACTGGCTTTTGCCCGGTTGCTGGCCCGTTCAGGCCATCCTGCGCCGGTCATTCTGGACGATGCGATCGTCTATACCGATGATGCGCGGATCGAGAAGATCTTTGATGCGCTGACCATGCAGGCGGATGAACTGCAGATCTTGGTGTTTTCCTGCCGTCAGAAAGCCTTTCGCGGGCTCGGGGGAACGCAACTGACGATCCGGCCCGTGGAAGCGGGCAGCCAATAG